Proteins encoded together in one Bradyrhizobium sp. PSBB068 window:
- a CDS encoding HAD-IA family hydrolase codes for MTRPLAQALVLDFGGVISKTLFETHDLTERALGLAPCTLKWLGPFAPDSDPLWTSMQRGEISERDYWLTRSREVGRMVGEDWHDMETFVKRARGADPETVIRPEAARAINLAADAGLRLAILSNELDLFYGADFRTRLSILERFDAIVDATHTGILKPDPRAYQTVLDELALEADNCVFVDDQRRNIAGAAACNMRTVLFDVRNPAASYSEALRHFGLQFE; via the coding sequence ATGACACGGCCGCTTGCCCAGGCACTGGTGCTCGACTTCGGGGGCGTCATCTCCAAGACCCTGTTCGAGACCCACGACCTGACCGAGCGCGCACTCGGGCTCGCACCATGCACGCTGAAATGGCTCGGCCCGTTCGCGCCCGACAGCGATCCGCTCTGGACGTCGATGCAGCGCGGCGAGATTTCCGAGCGCGACTACTGGCTGACCCGCAGCCGCGAGGTCGGGCGGATGGTCGGAGAAGACTGGCACGACATGGAAACCTTCGTGAAACGCGCACGCGGCGCCGATCCCGAAACCGTGATCCGCCCCGAGGCGGCGCGCGCGATCAATCTCGCCGCCGACGCCGGGTTACGGCTCGCCATCCTCTCCAACGAACTCGACCTGTTCTACGGTGCCGATTTCCGCACCCGGCTTTCCATTTTGGAGCGCTTCGATGCCATCGTCGACGCGACCCATACCGGGATCCTGAAACCGGACCCTCGCGCCTACCAAACCGTGCTGGACGAACTGGCCCTGGAGGCAGACAATTGCGTCTTCGTCGACGACCAGCGCCGCAACATCGCGGGCGCCGCGGCCTGCAACATGCGCACGGTGCTGTTCGACGTACGCAACCCGGCTGCGTCCTACAGCGAGGCGCTGCGGCATTTCGGGCTGCAATTCGAGTAA
- a CDS encoding Tm-1-like ATP-binding domain-containing protein: MSEITQPRILLIGTGDTKADELLFMSECIARAGGRTIMMDISVLGDPPYQPAHDKHAVAAAAETTIAAIASSGDENSAMSLMATGAANLARELAARDAIDGVIAIGGTMGTDLALDVAQALPLGLPKLIVSTVAFSHLIPPERIAADLMMILWAGGLYGLNGTCTAVLSQACGAIVGAAKSAIKPRKDRPLVAITSLGKSCLRYMVELKPQLEQRGYEVVVFHTTGMGGRAMESIAAQGGFAAVLDLSLQEVANQLTGSVVNSGADRLENAGKAGIPQIVAPGAIDMVDFPAWLGVPSELSDRPFHAHNRLLASATSGADDRRRIAGAIADKLSRASAPVAFVLPAGGIQQWDREGEALHDPDALAAFVDAMRSAVRPPVELHEIKDHINSTAFNETVLAIFDRWVAAGIVPAGRATVAA; encoded by the coding sequence ATGTCCGAGATCACGCAGCCCCGCATCCTTCTGATCGGTACTGGAGACACCAAGGCCGACGAATTGCTGTTCATGAGCGAGTGCATCGCGCGCGCCGGCGGCAGAACGATCATGATGGACATCAGCGTGCTCGGCGATCCGCCGTACCAGCCCGCACATGACAAGCACGCGGTGGCGGCCGCCGCCGAGACCACGATCGCTGCGATCGCATCGAGCGGCGACGAAAACTCCGCGATGTCGCTGATGGCGACTGGCGCCGCAAATCTCGCACGCGAGCTCGCGGCGCGCGACGCCATCGACGGCGTGATCGCGATCGGCGGCACGATGGGCACCGACCTTGCGCTCGACGTCGCGCAGGCGCTGCCGCTCGGCCTGCCGAAGCTGATCGTCTCGACGGTCGCATTTTCGCACCTGATCCCGCCCGAGCGCATCGCCGCCGATCTGATGATGATCCTGTGGGCCGGCGGGCTCTACGGCCTCAACGGCACCTGCACAGCGGTGCTGTCGCAGGCCTGCGGCGCCATCGTCGGCGCAGCGAAGAGCGCGATCAAGCCGCGCAAGGATCGGCCGCTGGTCGCGATCACCTCGCTCGGCAAGAGCTGCCTGCGCTACATGGTGGAGCTGAAGCCGCAGCTCGAACAGCGCGGCTACGAGGTCGTCGTCTTCCACACCACCGGCATGGGCGGCCGCGCGATGGAGTCGATCGCAGCTCAAGGCGGCTTCGCCGCGGTGCTGGATCTCAGTCTGCAGGAAGTCGCCAATCAGCTGACGGGCTCGGTGGTCAATTCCGGTGCAGACCGGCTGGAGAATGCAGGCAAAGCGGGTATTCCGCAGATCGTCGCTCCCGGCGCGATCGACATGGTGGATTTCCCGGCATGGCTTGGGGTCCCGAGCGAATTGTCGGATCGTCCGTTCCACGCGCATAACCGGCTGCTCGCGTCTGCGACCTCGGGCGCCGACGATCGCCGCCGGATCGCGGGCGCGATCGCCGACAAACTGTCCCGCGCCAGCGCGCCGGTCGCCTTCGTGCTGCCGGCCGGCGGCATCCAGCAATGGGACCGTGAGGGCGAGGCCCTGCACGACCCCGACGCCCTCGCCGCCTTTGTCGACGCCATGCGGTCGGCGGTCCGGCCACCGGTCGAGCTGCACGAGATCAAGGACCACATCAACAGCACGGCATTCAACGAAACGGTGCTTGCGATCTTCGATCGATGGGTCGCGGCCGGCATCGTCCCGGCGGGCCGCGCGACGGTGGCCGCATGA
- a CDS encoding aldehyde dehydrogenase: protein MQQAQIDRLRSAAIPVQQLFVGGRPEPALSEQRLDVVSPIDGEVLTTIVDGNAADIDRAVKQARLVFEQGSWSRAAPAQRKKVLLRFAELIEQHALEIAVLGVRDNGTEIGMAYKAEPLSAAGSIRYYAEAIDKVYGEIAPTSGDVLGLVHREPLGVVGVIVPWNFPLMIGAWKIGPALAAGNSVVVKPPELASLTLLRLAELAAEAGLPDGVLNVVTGRGASAGEALALHMDVDALAFTGSGAVGRRLLECSARSNLKRVHLELGGKSPNIVFADVPDIRHAAKVSANGIFRNSGQVCVAGSRLLVQSAIYDRFMAELLDATAGLRVGDPLDLTSDIGAVASKAQLRKNLDAVARAEAQGAKRLIGGEQIRVDSGGNFMAPAIFAEVTPAMEVWREEVFGPVLSVTRFDGEEDAVALANATPYGLASAVWTGALSTAHRMVRAVRAGVVHVNAYGGADITVPLGGFKQSGFGRDKSLHALDAYTDLKTAWIAL, encoded by the coding sequence ATGCAGCAAGCCCAGATCGATCGATTGAGGTCGGCCGCCATTCCGGTCCAGCAACTCTTTGTCGGCGGCCGACCAGAGCCGGCGCTCAGCGAGCAGCGGCTCGACGTCGTGTCGCCGATCGATGGCGAAGTGCTGACCACGATCGTCGACGGCAACGCCGCCGATATCGACCGCGCGGTGAAGCAGGCGCGGCTGGTGTTCGAACAAGGAAGCTGGTCGCGCGCGGCGCCCGCGCAGCGCAAGAAGGTGCTGCTGCGGTTCGCCGAGCTGATCGAGCAGCACGCGCTCGAGATCGCGGTGCTCGGGGTGCGCGACAACGGCACCGAGATCGGCATGGCCTACAAGGCCGAGCCGCTGTCGGCGGCCGGCAGCATCCGTTACTACGCCGAGGCGATCGACAAGGTGTATGGCGAGATCGCACCGACCTCAGGTGACGTGCTTGGCCTCGTGCATCGCGAGCCGCTCGGCGTGGTCGGCGTGATCGTGCCATGGAATTTCCCGCTGATGATCGGGGCGTGGAAGATCGGCCCCGCGCTTGCCGCCGGAAATTCGGTCGTGGTCAAGCCGCCGGAGCTCGCCTCGCTGACGCTGCTGCGGCTCGCCGAGCTGGCGGCGGAGGCGGGCTTGCCGGACGGCGTGCTCAACGTCGTCACCGGTCGCGGCGCATCGGCTGGCGAGGCGCTGGCGCTGCATATGGATGTCGATGCGTTGGCGTTCACCGGCTCGGGTGCGGTCGGCCGGCGTCTGCTGGAATGTTCGGCGCGGTCGAACCTGAAGCGCGTTCACCTCGAGCTCGGCGGCAAGTCGCCCAATATCGTCTTCGCCGACGTGCCTGATATCAGGCATGCGGCCAAGGTCTCGGCCAACGGCATCTTCCGCAACTCGGGTCAGGTCTGCGTGGCCGGCTCGCGGCTGCTGGTGCAGTCTGCGATCTATGACCGCTTCATGGCCGAGCTGCTCGACGCCACCGCCGGGCTCCGCGTCGGTGATCCCCTCGATCTGACCTCCGATATCGGCGCCGTCGCGAGCAAGGCGCAGCTACGCAAGAATCTCGACGCCGTCGCCCGCGCCGAAGCGCAGGGCGCGAAGCGGCTGATCGGCGGCGAGCAGATCCGCGTCGACAGCGGCGGCAATTTCATGGCGCCTGCGATCTTCGCCGAAGTGACGCCGGCGATGGAGGTGTGGCGCGAGGAAGTATTCGGGCCGGTGCTGTCGGTCACGCGGTTCGACGGCGAGGAAGATGCTGTCGCGTTGGCCAATGCGACGCCCTACGGGCTTGCATCGGCGGTGTGGACGGGCGCTCTGTCGACCGCGCATCGCATGGTGCGCGCGGTGAGGGCGGGCGTCGTTCACGTCAACGCCTATGGCGGCGCTGACATCACGGTGCCGCTCGGCGGCTTCAAGCAATCCGGCTTCGGACGCGACAAGTCGCTGCACGCGCTCGACGCCTATACCGACCTCAAGACCGCCTGGATCGCGCTATGA
- a CDS encoding aminotransferase class III-fold pyridoxal phosphate-dependent enzyme: MTSLAAERAGVLNRLLDAEQERFRTLHPRSAAAWQEGRQHYLYGGPSHWMRRWAGGFPVYAAEAQGAHIRDIDGRDYIDFCLGDTGGMCGHAPEAVTEAALAQLKRGATMMLPTEDSLWVGAELSRRFGPKYWTLTTSATDANRAAIRLSRMITGRRKVLVFSGCYHGGVEEAHVEIRDGRVGLRNMIHPNGIDHDAVSRVVEFNDVAALEAALAQGDVACVLTEPLMTNFGMIPVDPGFHETLRDLTWRAGTVLIIDETHTLSCGPGGYTASHGLEPDIFVAGKAIAGGIPAGVFGLSQQIAERLWKLVPHVNPRQRQSAHLGFGGTLAGNALTVATMRAVLEKVLTSANYARMIGTATWLAQEARRLIEAAGLPWHVTQIGARAEIMFMPQPPRSGADVIAGRQPDLETLLHAFYMNEGILVTPFHTMLLMCPATSARDVDKHTAVFAQFIELLRKAGAI; encoded by the coding sequence ATGACATCTCTGGCTGCCGAACGCGCCGGCGTTCTGAACCGATTGCTCGATGCCGAGCAGGAACGCTTTCGCACGCTGCACCCGCGATCGGCAGCGGCATGGCAGGAAGGCCGTCAGCATTACCTCTATGGCGGTCCGTCGCACTGGATGCGGCGCTGGGCCGGCGGCTTCCCGGTCTATGCCGCGGAGGCGCAGGGCGCGCATATCAGGGATATCGACGGCCGCGACTACATCGATTTCTGCCTCGGCGACACCGGCGGCATGTGCGGGCACGCGCCGGAGGCAGTGACGGAAGCCGCGCTCGCGCAGCTCAAGCGTGGCGCGACCATGATGCTGCCGACCGAGGATAGTCTCTGGGTCGGCGCCGAGCTGTCGCGCCGCTTCGGTCCGAAATACTGGACCCTGACGACGTCGGCGACCGATGCCAACCGCGCGGCGATCCGCCTCTCGCGCATGATTACCGGCCGGCGCAAGGTGCTGGTGTTCTCCGGCTGCTATCATGGCGGCGTCGAGGAGGCACATGTCGAGATCCGCGATGGTCGGGTCGGCCTGCGCAATATGATCCATCCCAACGGCATCGATCATGACGCCGTGAGCCGGGTGGTCGAGTTCAACGACGTCGCGGCACTCGAGGCGGCACTGGCGCAGGGCGACGTCGCCTGCGTGCTGACCGAGCCGCTGATGACGAATTTCGGCATGATCCCGGTCGATCCTGGTTTTCACGAGACGTTGCGCGACCTGACCTGGCGCGCTGGCACTGTCCTCATCATCGACGAGACCCACACGCTGTCCTGCGGACCGGGCGGTTACACGGCGAGCCACGGGCTCGAGCCCGACATCTTCGTCGCCGGCAAGGCGATCGCGGGCGGCATCCCCGCCGGCGTGTTCGGCCTCAGCCAGCAAATCGCCGAGCGGCTTTGGAAGCTCGTGCCCCACGTCAATCCGCGCCAGCGCCAGTCTGCGCATCTCGGCTTCGGCGGCACGCTCGCCGGCAACGCGTTGACGGTCGCCACCATGCGTGCGGTGCTTGAGAAGGTGCTGACATCGGCGAATTACGCGCGGATGATCGGAACCGCGACCTGGCTTGCGCAGGAAGCGCGCCGGCTGATCGAGGCGGCAGGTCTACCCTGGCATGTCACGCAGATCGGCGCGCGCGCCGAGATCATGTTCATGCCGCAGCCGCCGCGCAGCGGCGCCGACGTCATTGCCGGCCGGCAGCCAGATCTCGAGACCCTGCTGCATGCGTTCTACATGAACGAAGGCATTCTGGTGACGCCGTTCCACACCATGCTGCTGATGTGTCCGGCAACGTCGGCGCGGGACGTCGACAAGCACACCGCGGTGTTCGCGCAGTTCATTGAGTTGCTGCGCAAAGCGGGAGCCATCTGA
- a CDS encoding SDR family oxidoreductase: MQSRPFSLDGRVAIVTGGGRGIGAAIVTRLAQAGATVVIANRTADVAEALARGLAADGRTAHCVPFERLDRSSLRAMVDDIAARYGRLDIVVHNAGGCPWASLDELDEAKLDETLRLNLSAGIWLAQAAIPHMRANGFGRILVTSSVSARVTMGGGAHYSAAKAGVNAFIRGAAFELARDGITVNGVEAGFIEKPGRGTMSAPENKAKLERFIPMGRMGSADDIACAMLYLASTEARYVTGQTIVVDGGSTLPETGFAVERQWGI; this comes from the coding sequence ATGCAGTCACGTCCGTTCAGCCTTGACGGCCGGGTCGCCATCGTCACCGGCGGGGGCAGGGGGATCGGCGCCGCCATCGTGACGCGGCTCGCGCAGGCCGGTGCGACCGTGGTGATCGCCAACCGCACGGCTGACGTGGCCGAGGCGCTGGCGCGCGGGCTGGCGGCCGATGGACGGACGGCGCATTGCGTTCCGTTCGAGAGGCTCGATCGCAGCAGCCTGCGTGCAATGGTCGACGATATCGCCGCCAGATACGGCCGGCTCGATATCGTCGTGCACAATGCCGGCGGCTGTCCGTGGGCCTCGCTGGACGAACTCGATGAGGCCAAGCTCGACGAGACACTGAGGCTCAACCTGAGCGCCGGCATCTGGCTCGCCCAGGCCGCAATTCCGCACATGCGCGCCAACGGTTTTGGACGCATCCTCGTTACGTCCTCGGTATCGGCGCGCGTCACGATGGGCGGCGGCGCCCATTACTCGGCGGCGAAGGCCGGCGTCAACGCGTTTATCCGCGGTGCCGCTTTCGAGCTGGCCCGCGACGGCATCACGGTCAATGGCGTCGAAGCCGGCTTCATCGAGAAGCCGGGCCGCGGCACGATGAGCGCACCGGAAAACAAGGCCAAACTCGAGCGCTTCATTCCGATGGGACGCATGGGGAGCGCGGACGACATCGCTTGCGCGATGCTCTACCTCGCTTCGACCGAGGCCAGATACGTCACCGGACAGACCATCGTCGTTGACGGCGGCTCGACGCTGCCGGAGACCGGGTTTGCCGTCGAACGGCAGTGGGGAATCTAG
- a CDS encoding SDR family oxidoreductase produces the protein MPRLDGKTALVTGAATGIGRATASLLALSGARVVLFGLGDAELQAAAAECGGQAVDGDVTRADDVAKAVAACGAWLDIVVNAAGLIVPDQPASVSDEVWARTLDVNLTGTMRVCRASLPLLSQRGGAIVNIASVAAFNASPDSASYAASKAAVVAYTRSLAYAHGADGIRANAVAPGWVRTPMSAYEMQLLADQNGTTAETEFRSVERRIALGRMAEPAEIAACCLFLASDEASFVTGAVLVADGGGRSPTQNRAV, from the coding sequence ATGCCGCGGCTGGACGGAAAGACGGCGCTGGTGACGGGCGCAGCCACCGGGATCGGCCGCGCCACGGCTTCGCTGCTGGCGTTGAGCGGCGCCCGGGTCGTGCTGTTCGGCCTCGGTGACGCCGAGCTTCAGGCGGCCGCCGCGGAGTGCGGCGGGCAGGCGGTCGACGGTGATGTCACGCGGGCGGACGATGTTGCCAAAGCCGTGGCTGCGTGCGGCGCCTGGCTCGACATCGTCGTCAACGCCGCCGGCCTGATCGTGCCGGATCAGCCCGCAAGCGTCTCCGACGAGGTCTGGGCCAGGACGCTCGATGTCAACCTTACCGGCACGATGCGCGTCTGCCGCGCATCCCTGCCGCTGCTCAGCCAGCGCGGCGGCGCGATCGTGAACATCGCCTCGGTGGCCGCGTTCAACGCCAGTCCGGATAGTGCAAGCTACGCTGCCAGCAAGGCGGCGGTCGTAGCCTACACGCGCTCGCTTGCCTACGCCCACGGCGCCGACGGCATCCGCGCCAACGCCGTGGCGCCCGGCTGGGTGCGGACGCCGATGAGCGCTTATGAAATGCAACTGCTCGCGGACCAGAACGGCACCACCGCCGAGACCGAGTTTCGCAGTGTCGAACGGCGGATCGCGCTCGGGCGAATGGCCGAGCCCGCCGAGATCGCGGCATGCTGCCTGTTCCTCGCCTCCGACGAGGCATCGTTCGTCACCGGGGCGGTCCTAGTCGCCGACGGCGGCGGCCGCTCGCCGACGCAGAACCGTGCGGTCTAG